From Malaya genurostris strain Urasoe2022 chromosome 2, Malgen_1.1, whole genome shotgun sequence:
CAACATAACAGACATGCGAGCATATTATTATGCTTTCGGACTTATGTGGGCTACGCTGATAAGCTGCTTTGCCGGTGTGCATTTCAATTGGCGAATGACACTGGTGAGTACGAAAATGCGCATGAGTTTGGTTACGGCCATCTACCGGAAATCATTGACCGCCAAGGGACTCCGCAATGCTCGTCCCGATATTCTCAATCTAATGTCAACCGATACCGATCGAATTGTGAACTCGTGCATTAGCTTCCACTCGATGTGGAGTATTCCGTTTCAATTGTTTACCACCCTCTACCTGTTGTACACCCAGCTGGGGCTAGCATTTCTGGCCGGTGTGGCTTTTGCCATTCTCTTGATCCCCATCAATCGGCAGATAGCGTTAAAAATCGGTCAGCTCTCGCAAGGTCTGATGACGGCCAAGGACGGACGTATTTCCGTTACGACGGAAACAATCACCGGTGCGAAGCACATCAAACTGAACGCCTGGGAGGATGTGTTTATTGGGAAAATTGAACAGATTCGTCGGGAGGAGGTTGGTTTTCTGTCTCGACGCAAGTATCTGGATGCGCTGTGTGTGTATTTCTGGGCTACCACACCGGTGCTGATGTGTTTGCTGACGTTCGGCACTTCGGTGCTGCTCGGAAGCACACTCACGGCTGCCACCACCTACACCAGCGTGGCGTTGCTGAACATGTTAATCGGACCGCTGAACGCTTTTCCGTGGGTACTGAATGGACTAACCGAGGCATGGGTCTCGTTGAAGCGCGTTCAGGAGTTGATTGATGTAAGTGttgaaaaggaaatgtgatttggctttcattttttttctcttttgtagCTCCCAAACATTGACTTGACTGAGTACTACAAACCACTTCATCAGATGGACATTGCATTTTCCGGGTCCTCGCCTCGACCTGTGGTAATTGCAATCAAAGATGGTTATTTCGAGTTCGAAACGCAACGCAGTCGTAAAGAGTTAAATCTGGTTCAAGAGGACATCATTGATTTTCGGTTCCTGAATTTAAATCTACAGATTCGACGAGGTGAACTGATTTGCCTGGAGGGACCGGTCGGGGGAGGAAAAACCTCTCTGCTGGAAGTGATACTGGCGAACTTCAAGTGCACTCAAGGAATCGTAGCACTGGAAAATGTTGACGAGGGGTTTGGATATGTTGCGCAATCGGCTTGGCTTCAGCGGGGAACGATTCGGGAAAATATTCTGTGGGGTGAAATGTACGATGATGTTCGGTACAAGGCAGTCATTCATGCGTGTGCTTTGAACTATGACTTGAACGTGCTGAAAGGAGACAGTATGGGAGTGGGCGAGCAGGGGCGAACTCTGTCCGGAGGGCAAAGAGCCCGAATAGCTTTCGCGAGAGCAATTTATCAAAACAAAGATGTTTATCTGTTGGACGATATTCTGTCGGCTCTTGATGCCCATGTGGCATCGCATATAGTGCGACATTGTATTTTTGGATTGCTTAAATCCAAAACACGTATCATCGTGACTCAACATCCAACGGTGCTGACTCGAGCCAATCAAATTCTTCACATCGAAAAAGGAGTCGTAAGTCAAAGCGATATTTCCAGCTCCGCTTCGATGATGAGCGAGTGTGACGAGGAGGGAGATGATTCGTCGCACACTTTGGACATCGATTACGAACCGCAGTCTCCGAACAAAGCGGACGATAGCCGAAGTGTGGACAGTGTGATGGCCGAGGAAACGAGAGAGTTCGGTCATCTCGATAGAAAGGTGTTGAGTGCCTATTGGCGTGCGATGGGACGGTCACTTGGTTTTTGGGTTAtctttctggttctactgatgCAAGTGTCACGCAATTTGACCGACGCCTGGCTAGCCTATTGGGTGGGCACATCATCGACTGGAATTACGCCACCCGGCAATGGCACCGAAATGCTACAACAAAACCAAGACCAGGAGGACACTCTGTGGAGTAGTGATTATTTTCGGAGCTTAGTGGCGATGGCACAAGATTTCCTCGGTTCTCTCACCAAGGGTGTCAATCATCAATCGGAACTTTCCGCAGAACTACAACAGGAAGCTCTGCTAGAAACCGTAGATAACAAAACGCTCACTCTCTACTATCTAGGAATTTATAGTGGCCTGGCAGTTGGAAACTCGCTGATTACCTTCGGACGGGCGTTTTTGTTTGCCTACGCCGGAATCAAGGCCGCAAAGTGCATTCATGATAAACTTCTGAAAAGCGTCATTTATGTAAGTtagtaacagttttttttaaccgaTCAATGACTGATCCTTTCCCTTTCCAGACCAAATTTGAATTCTTCGACGTGGTCCCGTTGGGTCGCATCCTGAATCGTTTCTCGTCCGATGTCTACACAATCGATGACTCGTTGCCGTTCATCACCAACATTTTGCTGGCACAGTTTTTCGGTTTGCTCGGTGCCCTCGCCATCAGCCTGTACGCCATGCCATGGCTTGGGCTGTTGGTTATTCCTCTGTGTCCGATCTATCTGACACTGCAGAATCAGTACCGGTACGCTTCCCGGGACATCAAACGACTGTCGAGCAATGCACTGTCTCCGCTTTATGCGCACTTCACCGAAACGCTGCAGGGAATGACCACGATTAGGGCGATGCGGGGTGAGGCTCGTTTCAAGCGAGATTTCATTTTCAAGCTGGGTGAAAGCATCAAAGTGCAACTGTCGGCTTCGGCTGCTCAGCAGTGGTTGGGCCTTCGGCTTCAACTGCTTGGTGCGGTCCTCGTGGGTGGTGCCGGTTTACTAGCTGCCATCACATCGGCACATTTAACGTCCCCGGAAATGGTTGGTTTGGCCATCTCCTATGCACTTTCGATCACCGGATTGTTATCTGGTCTGTTGAATGCTGTTTCCGAGACTGAGCAAGAGTTCGTGGCGGTCGAAAGGATCAATCAGTACTGTGAACTGGAACGCGAGGTAAATGCCGACGGAACGGCCGATCCGCCGTTCGGTTGGCCATATCAGGGTGTTGTGATGTTTGACAAAGTATTTCTAAGATACCGTGAACACTTGCCTCATGTCTTAAATGGGATTTCCATGCACATCTCTTCATGCGAGAGAATTGGTCTAGTTGGCAGAACGGGTGCAGGTAAGACTTCTATTTTAGCTTCCATGTTACGTGTCGTGCCACTTGCCCAAGGAACGGTAACGATTGACAACATGAATATAGCCACTTTACCGTTGGATGTAGTCAGAAGTCGAATAGCCATTGTTTCCCAAGATCCGTTCCTATTCAAAGGTAGCATTCGAGAAAATCTTGATCCACGGAATCTTCATTTAGATTCCGAAATTTGGGAAGCCATCACTCGATGTCTGGCGAGCCCGTTGGTTCAGGCACTGGGTGGTTTAGATGCCAAATTGGATCCCAGTGGATCCAACTTATCCGCTGGCCAGAAGCAACTACTTTGCCTTACAAGAGCTTTGTTGAAGAAATCCAAAATCGTACTGATTGACGAAGGTACGGCAAACCTAGACTATGAATCGGAATCGGCCATTCAGCTGGTACTGAAAAATGCTTTCCGTGGTCGGACTGTGATATTGATTGCTCACCGCCTGAATGGGTTACAAAATACCGACCGGATCGTTGTGATGAGTGATGGAGAAATTGCGGAACAAGGAGCCCCGAGAGAGCTGGCCCAAAACTCCGAAACACTGTTCTATTCGATGCTGCAAGAGCAACATAACACCGATTTTGCCAAGAGATAGACTTAACCGACTTATGTTTGCCACCTTTGATCTACTACTAGTCCTTTAGAAAAGTTTGTGGCTCTATTTTAACACCTCACGAGGTTCCATAACTAAAAACCTTAAGAGAAAAAAACACTATTATTTCTTAATTAATAACGTTTATTCTTATATGtagcagatattttttaaatagacTGTTTAAGTAAGCGTTGGAATATgaagaaaaacgaaaagatcGATGCAACTTCGATCACTCAGTATATGGTTGTCAATCATTTCATAATCGACGGAACCAAAAAGAAAATTCTCCCGCacattttgcgaatttcacgcttCATGTTTCACCCGGTCCAGTGCGATGAAGCATTGTTTGGTTTGCAAGTCATGGTAGCCGACCGGACCGACCTCACAATCCGCACATATTAGGTACTTGACGTTATTGACCGTATGCGAGAAGCCAATGTTTTCAAACGTGTACATATCGCTGACGACCCAAAAGTCCTTCAGTTTCTCGCAAACGAATTCCGATGGTTCGCTTCCACCCGCCGGCTGTTGTTTTTTCTGCTGCGACTCCGGAAGATCAAACTGAGAAGTACGGTAATCTGttaaatcatttcaattttccgTTATTCTAAACTGAACATCAGTTTAAATTAAGCTCCGTTCATTTCCCTCTGATATCGATATTTGCACAAAACAGTTACCTCGACTTCCACGTAATCGGCACAGACCGGCTTCAGCATCAGTGACTCGCAGTGGCTACATTTGAcgttggttttatttttcgaattCTCAACTAAATCAGTTAAATCTTTGGATGATTTGGTAGTCattttaaacaatttgattAACTATTCACTATTATTTTGAGGTAAAAAATTAACACTCTTCGCAAAACCGCACGTAGAGAGCAAATTGTTGGTAAACAAAAGTGAAAGTGACTGCGATAAACATCgaaattttcgtttttgtcaGTGTCATCGAGCCGCAGTGACAGCGACAGCATCGTTACAGTACTACTCATATTTTCCGGACAATTATTCGTCCGCTTGCAATGCAGTTGTTTTTAGCGTGcaatcaaaaaataaatcatttgagtTTCATAGGATTTGCCTCGTTTGATTAGTTTTTGCTACTTTACGATTCCTttttacagggtccgccatgtaacgtttttttaaacatacaataaaacacaaacggttcatcagatttcaaaatttattttttcatattaaagtacaatccttccggttaattgtggaatataatttcattcaaatggctgcctcggctggccttgcagtacgccatacggtcggtccagttttttttagtacattttcgattgtatttatttcaactatggctgcacgaatgttgtccttcaaggcttgaactgtctctggcttgtccacataacacttatctttgacagccccccaaagataatagtctaacggcgtcaattcacagctccgaggcggccaaacgacatccgaatttcgactgataattcgatcttcgaagactgtgcgcagaagatcgatcgtagcgttggctgtgtggcacggagcgccgtcttgttggaacctaATGTTTCCAAgccttcctcttcaagtaacgggaagaaccaatcgctaatcatggcgcagtagcgctcgccattgaccgtggcggcggctcctgcctcattttcgaagaaaaatggcccaatgatgccgccagaccaaaatccgcaccaaaccgtcactctctgaggatgcatcggcttctccatgataacgtgtgaGGCTTCCGTCCCCCAAATGCGacgattttgcttattaactacccgccgagatgaaaatgtgcctcatccgagaagatgattttttggcacatattccgcaacattaccatgattttcaaagtaaaactgcactattttcacgcgttcctcaagcgtatacacaaccattttcgttcagcggaaggataaaactaagtttctgtcaaatcagtttTTTGTATGCACATgagggattgacgaatatcaaatgaaggtgaataaaaaaaagaaaaaagaaggaagagagaaataaacaagactcatacagcgagataatgacgcaatttcgcctgtacaattttgacagctgccggaatgcagccagccttctgagggttgccagaattcctcacaagcgggcgggtttgttaaacgaaaaaaatggcattcggttcaacggtctgtttcaaaatcggcaaacgaaggtcccgtgttggcctcccgttgaacgattgattggactttcattggactaaTGATCCaatgtattggaccaatgaagaaccaccgttgaacgtttttttctaatagCCAGCAGAAGCCTGGCAAGATTGCGGCAACTGTCTAAATtttgcaggcgaaattgcgtcattctctCGTCACGTCACGTCTTGCAGGAtcgctcttccttctttttttctgttcgatttaatttgatattcgtcaatgcTGCATGCACATCccaaaaatgaaaacgagtcATAAGACCaggtaaatgaaataaaaaactggTATATTGAGAGAAAAGCTTTGCATATCATGTTTTTTAGTGCAGCTTTTTGTCTTCgccctttatttaaattttgaatgaaaaaaaagtacgggtgtgtaatgtcagagacataattggatgtcgtgaatacgaatataacatgctttatttatgcttctgaattcgaattggtagttgatcaattgtttgaattgtgcaactttcccctctttttattactagaaatttaaacgatgcgcctagactaaattacagattagttacattaaacattctgaaacgcaattaaatatcatgaaataagcagtatagttctttataataaaaaaatggtggctctgaaaagaaatttttataaaagcgttcgtgatgaagagtgacgattTGACGAGTGACGATGaagagttagttcagcacgcagactctgaattctaaacccatattccagaactaagctctgaaacctgaagacgatttttcgccatgactaccaaaatgggttttatagagtacagtaaagtaaatttccgcataattctttaggagtattattatggttctaaaaagaaccgaatagaagaagtctgaaataaagaactggatcctgagttcaagaactaaatttagaaccaataacagactcagaatccagtttcaattctagaattgcaatttcgaaactcaaattagttccggaatacagttccagaatccagtttcagcacgcaggttctgaattctaaacctatattgcggaactaaaatctgaaatttgaacttctcgttacgactaccgaaaagcaaatgatgccagtcttctcgccttgatgaccagcaagcgaatgaaagtttctacctgagcgtttgaggttttaaccacgcagatggtgctctctccgtcgctgctggttgatggtttatctCCCGCGACGTCTGCTACCAtcgaaatcgtcgtccttgcgcgaaaaatccaagcgaaagtaaagagttttccgcattattttgaaattttgagaaaacttaatttttgagatgtttgtggttatctaacactgttcaaaatattatcctaaattcctgatcatatttttgatgacatagtgaaagaattatgttgctgcaattaatacaagtcgagatattcgcagaactccggcaaaaatggctgggagacatagccagccgtctgggaggaaatctgcccgccgcgtacaagtgggcggCAGACTGAGgtgcattgttgagccattttttacacgagccccgttggactaattttactgcagaatttctaaagttttttccacttatttgtttaaactaacgatacatacctgcacaatacttctacttcacgtagaataacaacaaattttctttctatgtaaaggtaacacttaattttcacactatttttgcaagagttgTGAAAATTAGTTGGATGCATTCTCATGGAGGCATTCACACACAACGTCATCGTCACGGAgcgtctgaagatatttgaaatttttacctggcatctctgtttaaGAAGATGATGATGAGATGATGTGAATTGTGCATAGACTGATTTttgattcacagatttttgaaaaaatctggaaCTGACAAAAAAATACATGACCAAGTTTTACCTAAGTTGATATAATGAAGAGAAAAATTGTTTTGCGTTTTCTGTCTTCATAATCAGCCAATTGACATCatttgaaatcaataattttgttcaCTGAGCAAATAACCCATTGTTTTGAATAGTCTCACTttgattggcatattgtcgcaaaactgaaatgtagaggcgctgcttgtttagagatgatacttgcagcaagagctgtcaaatcggtaggaaaatttctaattactccaccttttcaacgatttcttatgaaaacgggcaaattcatttgaaaaatcatagtagaagttgaagaaaaagtttttactctgaggcgtTAATGTTAGtttattgtgcgaaatctaccgtttattcagaacagagcattaaacttggtttgataccatttttcaaatgtctagaaataacaaataaagtatccgatataaatagtactcgatcgctatacattctagtactcgagaaatcaacgttacactggtttctctttaaacaaaatgttgatccgaaaaaacctaaccttgccCAATTTTACACTttactgaagattttccatgtttaatcgtagtttacactaaaaaaagtagtagtaatcactttgaaatcgattttcttctactccgagtgtacttttatcacagactaacagacaggacactcaaattagattcttcaatcattttaacggtcttttcgaatattcctttatttgggacagtactcacatgtgtcatgatggcgccacgttaccctatcaaaaacatcctgtctgtcatctagactgtgtttatttttttcatttaccaacagagttgccattcatacagaattacctgtaatgtattgatttgtatacgtccatgcgaatttcatgcaggatacagatttaatacatatggccaaaactatatacataattgtgcctatttctcatcctccaacgcaagacaaaatcgaacccgttttgttacaatatttacttgcttctggtctgccgccacttaatttctggtgaaaactaccgacacaataaaaaatagtctagatgaacaacgttgagtcaaataaatggttaccttccaacatcgc
This genomic window contains:
- the LOC131431562 gene encoding ATP-binding cassette sub-family C member 10, with amino-acid sequence MSYWQFSWTDVCPSGVRPWVKDYNELAPCFQEICLQLPILVLFAVLSSFYYGCRFRRVLRNATQMRALRLRIVASFGLGLVPVLKLFYMIRINGQIYPIDVLLACVQFVAWTVHIGFLSSWIGRGSLSHRGPLWMIVLWTSLLALSGIWVHTNFRSEYWIWYVSDFSLFVVYGGTLIASGNAHYVREQRTVDQEREALLSRTYTRFLDDIDESALGPIEDDANFLSRLVFQWVKPLIVKGVAGKLRKNDDLFDLPECLNMNQIVEKLQKQLSAAHSLFKALHKCFGWEFYSIGLLRLLADLSGFAGPVLLGGLLRSENFINGTLPSDDCRQNCNITDMRAYYYAFGLMWATLISCFAGVHFNWRMTLVSTKMRMSLVTAIYRKSLTAKGLRNARPDILNLMSTDTDRIVNSCISFHSMWSIPFQLFTTLYLLYTQLGLAFLAGVAFAILLIPINRQIALKIGQLSQGLMTAKDGRISVTTETITGAKHIKLNAWEDVFIGKIEQIRREEVGFLSRRKYLDALCVYFWATTPVLMCLLTFGTSVLLGSTLTAATTYTSVALLNMLIGPLNAFPWVLNGLTEAWVSLKRVQELIDLPNIDLTEYYKPLHQMDIAFSGSSPRPVVIAIKDGYFEFETQRSRKELNLVQEDIIDFRFLNLNLQIRRGELICLEGPVGGGKTSLLEVILANFKCTQGIVALENVDEGFGYVAQSAWLQRGTIRENILWGEMYDDVRYKAVIHACALNYDLNVLKGDSMGVGEQGRTLSGGQRARIAFARAIYQNKDVYLLDDILSALDAHVASHIVRHCIFGLLKSKTRIIVTQHPTVLTRANQILHIEKGVVSQSDISSSASMMSECDEEGDDSSHTLDIDYEPQSPNKADDSRSVDSVMAEETREFGHLDRKVLSAYWRAMGRSLGFWVIFLVLLMQVSRNLTDAWLAYWVGTSSTGITPPGNGTEMLQQNQDQEDTLWSSDYFRSLVAMAQDFLGSLTKGVNHQSELSAELQQEALLETVDNKTLTLYYLGIYSGLAVGNSLITFGRAFLFAYAGIKAAKCIHDKLLKSVIYTKFEFFDVVPLGRILNRFSSDVYTIDDSLPFITNILLAQFFGLLGALAISLYAMPWLGLLVIPLCPIYLTLQNQYRYASRDIKRLSSNALSPLYAHFTETLQGMTTIRAMRGEARFKRDFIFKLGESIKVQLSASAAQQWLGLRLQLLGAVLVGGAGLLAAITSAHLTSPEMVGLAISYALSITGLLSGLLNAVSETEQEFVAVERINQYCELEREVNADGTADPPFGWPYQGVVMFDKVFLRYREHLPHVLNGISMHISSCERIGLVGRTGAGKTSILASMLRVVPLAQGTVTIDNMNIATLPLDVVRSRIAIVSQDPFLFKGSIRENLDPRNLHLDSEIWEAITRCLASPLVQALGGLDAKLDPSGSNLSAGQKQLLCLTRALLKKSKIVLIDEGTANLDYESESAIQLVLKNAFRGRTVILIAHRLNGLQNTDRIVVMSDGEIAEQGAPRELAQNSETLFYSMLQEQHNTDFAKR
- the LOC131431563 gene encoding guanine nucleotide exchange factor MSS4 homolog, whose amino-acid sequence is MTTKSSKDLTDLVENSKNKTNVKCSHCESLMLKPVCADYVEVEFDLPESQQKKQQPAGGSEPSEFVCEKLKDFWVVSDMYTFENIGFSHTVNNVKYLICADCEVGPVGYHDLQTKQCFIALDRVKHEA